Within Mycobacterium botniense, the genomic segment GTTCGCCCAGGAGCTGGTGCTGGTCGCGGCGCGGGGCGTGGAACGCTGGCTCAGCCAGCGGCTTTCCCACCTGCTCGGTCGCGGCCGCGGTGACGACGGGGTGTGCGCCGGGGTGGCGTTTCGCAGCCCGCGTTCGCTGATCGCCGAAATCACCGGCGCCGCCGACGCCGACCCTTGGTCGGCGGAGGCGATGACCTGGCCGCTGCTGGAGGTTATCGACTGCTGCCTGGACGAGCCGTGGTGCCGGCCGCTGGCAAAACACTTGGGGCACTTCCATAGCGGCGACGAGGCGGAGTTGCGGCGCGGCCGGCGCTATTCGGTGGCGCGGCGGCTGGCGGGGTTGTTCGCGTCCTATGCACGGCAGCGTCCGCAGCTGCTGGCCGACTGGCTGGACGGCCGCACCGCAGGACTCGACGCCGACCTGGCCTGGCAGCCCGAACTCTGGCGGGCACTGGTCGGGCGGGTCCAGGCCGACCCGCCGCAGGTGAGACATCAGCGGACGCTGGCCCGGCTGCGGGCCGGCCCGGTTGAGCTGCCGGCACGGCTCTCGCTGTTCGGGCACACCCGGCTGGCGTGCACCGAGGTGGAATTGCTCGACGCGCTGGCCACCCACCACGACCTGCACCTGTGGCTGCCGCACCCCAGCGACGACCTGTGGCGGGCGCTGGCCGGCACGCACGGCGCGGTACCGCGCGCCGCGGACACCAGCCGGCACGCGGCGCGTCACCCGCTGCTGAAAACCCTGGCCCGGGATCTGCGTGAACTGCAGCGCGCACTGCCCGGCGACGCCGCGTCGGACGAATACCTCACCGGCGCAAGCAAACCCGACACCTTGCTGGGCTGGCTGCAATCCGACATCGCCGCCAACGCCGTCCGCAGCCACGGGCGGGTGCTGGCCAGCGGAGACCGCTCGGTGCAGGTGCACGCCTGCCACGGCCCCGCCTGGCAGGTCGATGTGCTGCGCGAGGTGCTGCTGGGACTGCTTCAGGACGACCCGACACTTCAGCCGCGCGACATCGTGGTGATGTGCCCGGACATCGAGACCTACGCGCCGCTGATCGTCGCGGCCTTCGGGGTCGGCGACACCGCCGATGACGGCCATCCCGCCCATCGGTTACGGGTCAAGCTGGCCGACCGCGCACCGACTCAGACCAACCCGCTGCTGGCCGTCGCCGCCGAACTGCTGGCCATCGCCGGAACCCGCGCCACCGCCACCGAAGTGCTCGACCTCGCGCAGCGGGCCCCGGTGCGCGCCCGCTTCGGTTTCACCGACGACGACCTGGACACCATCACCGGGTGGGTGCGGGACTCCAACATCCGCTGGGGCTTCGACCAGCACCACCGCCGGCCCTACGGGCTGGACCACCTCGTGCACAACACCTGGCGGTTCGGGCTGGACCGGATCCTGACCGGGGTGGCGATGTCGGATGACTCGCGGGCCTGGCTGGGCACCGCGCTGCCGCTTGACGACGTCGGCAGCGACCAGGTGGAGCTGGCCGGGCGGTTGGCCGAGTTCGTTGAACGGCTGCACGATACCGTCGAAAATCTCAGTGGCACAAAAACTTTAACGGAGTGGCTGGAGACGCTCAGCGCGGGGGTGGAGCGGCTCACCGCAGCCGGCGACGCCTGGCAGCAGGCGCAGCTGCGCCGCGAGTTCGCCGATGTTTCGGCCCAGGCGGGCTCACACGCCTCGACCCTGCTGCGGCTCTCTGATGTGTGCTCGCTGCTCGACACGCACCTCGCCGGGCGCCCCACCCGGGCCAACTTTCGCACCGGCACGCTGACCGTGTGCACCATGGTGCCGATGCGCTCGGTTCCGCACCGGGTCATCTGCCTGGTGGGGCTGGACGACGGGGTGTTTCCGCGGCTGGCCACTCCCGACGGCGACGACGTGCTGGCCCGCGAGCCGATGACCGGGGAGCGCGACATCCGTTCCGAGGACCGCCAATTGCTGCTCGACGCCATCTGCGCGGCGACCGACACGCTGGTCATCACCTACACCGGGGCCGACGAGCACACCGGGCATCCCCGTCCCCCCGCGGTGCCGCTCGCCGAGTTGCTCGACGCACTGGACCAGACCACCGAAACACCGGTGCGCCAGCACATCCTGACCCGGCACCCGCTGCAGCCGTTCGACCGCAAGAACGTCACGCCCGGTGCGCTGACGCCCGATCAGCCGTTCACGTTCGACCCCGCGGCGCTGACCGCCGCCCGGGCGGCCGCCGGGAAACGCGGCAGCCCGAAACCCTTCATCACCGATCCGCTGCCCGCGCGTCCGGCGGACGACATCACGCTGGCCGACCTGCTGGAGTTCTTCACGGACCCGGTGAAAAGCTTTTTCCGGGCACTGGATTACACCCTGCCCGGGGATGTCCAGGTCGTCAAAGACGCGATGCCGGTCGAGCTCGACCCGCTGGAAGAATGGACGGTCGGCGACCGGATACTGCGCGACCTGGTGCGCGGGATGGACCTCAACACCGCGGCGCAGCTCGAGTGGCGGCGTGGCACGCTGCCGCCGGCGCAGTTGGGCTGGCGCAAAGCCGGGCAGATCCTGCACGCGGCAGCCGCGGTGGCGACCGCCGCGCAGCGCTACCGGCAGGGCGCCCCGGCCGCCCACGACGTCGCCGTCGACCTCGGCGGCAACCGGCGCCTCACCGGCACGGTGAGCCCGGTGTTCGACCGCCGCCTGGTCGCGGTCACCTACTCCAGGCTCGCACCCAAACACACACTGCAGGCGTGGATCTCGCTGGTTGCGCTGACCGCCGGCGAGCCGGACCGGGACTGGACCGCGATCTGCGTCGGACGCGGCCGCAACGACGGCGTCAAGGTGTGCGCGTTCGGCAAACCGCCCGACGCGCTCCGCGTTCTCAACGACCTGGTCATGCTGTTCGACGCCGGGCACCGCGAGCCGCTGCCGCTGCCGCTCACGACATCGCACACCTGGGCCGAAAAGCGCTCCCACGGCAAAGACCCGACACCCTACGCCCGCAGAACGTGGGAGTCGCCCAACCATGACGGTGAAAACCGCGGACGCGCTCACGTGCGGGTGTGGGGAGCCAACGCTCCGCTGGAGGTGCTGCTGACACCGCCGCGCCCGGGGGAGGAAATGCCCGGCGAAAACACCCGGCTGGGTGCGCTGGCGGCCCGGCTGTGGCTCCCGATGCTGGCCGCTGCGAGAGACCCCGGCTGATGGATCGCTTCGATCTGCTGGGTCCGCTGCCGCGCGCGGGCTCCACCACCGTGCTGGAGGCCAGCGCCGGCACCGGCAAGACGTTCACGCTGGCCGGGCTGGTCACCCGCTACCTGACCGAAACCGACACCACGCTCGATCAACTGCTGCTGATCACGTTCAACCAAAACGCCAGCCGCGAGCTTCGCGAACGCGTCCGCGGCCAGATTGTCGAGGCGGCAGCCGCGTTGGAGAATCCCGGCGCGCACCGCAACGAGCTGATCGAGCATCTGCTGCGCGGCAGCGCCCATGAGCGCGCGACCCGTCGAGCGCGGCTGCGTGACGCGCTGGCCAACTTCGACGCGGCCACCATCGCCACCACCCACGAGTTCTGCGGTCGGGTACTGAAATCGCTTGGCGTCGCCGGTGATACCGCCGCCGGCGTCACACTGCAGACACGCCTCGACGAGCTGGTCACCGAGACCGTCGACGACCTGTATCTCGCGACGTTCGGCAGCGGCGACCACGACCCGCCGCTGAGCCGCCAGCAGGCGCTGGAGCTGGCCCGCGCGGTCGTCAACGACCCGTGCGCGCAGCTGCGGCCGCACGATCCCGGCCCCGACAGCGAGGCCGGTGCCCGGCTGCGCTTCGCCGAAGCGGTGAAAACAGAACTCGACCACCGCAAGCGCCGGCGCCGCGTGCTGGGCTACAGCGACTTGCTCACCCGGCTGGCGGACACCCTGGAGGCGGCGGACTCCCCGGCCCGCGACCGGATGCGGCGGCGCTGGCGCATTGTGCTGGTCGACGAGTTCCAGGACACCGATCCCATCCAGTGGCGGGTGCTCGAGTGCGCGTTCAGCGGGCATGCGACGCTGATCCTGATCGGCGACCCCAAACAAGCCATCTACGGTTTCCGCGGCGGTGACATCTACACCTACCTCGCCGCGGCCCGCACCGCCGACGCCCGCTACACGCTGGGCGTCAACTGGCGCAGCGACCGGGTGCTCGTCGAGAGCCTGCACACGGTGCTGGGCGGCGCGGCGCTGGGCCACCCGGAGATCGTCGTACACGACATCGAGGCCCGCCACGACGGGCACCGGCTGGCCGGCGCACCCCACAACGCGCCGTTTCGGCTGCGCGTCGTCAAACGCCGCGCCCTCGGCTATGGCGGCACCGACAACATCCCCATCGCCCGGCTGCGCCAACACATCCCCGCCGATCTGGCCGGCGATATCGCCGGGCTGCTGGCCAGCGGTGCCCGCTACGAGGGCCGCCCCGTGGTGGCCGGAGATATCGCGGTGATCGTGGAGCGCCACGAAGATGCGCGCGCCTGCCGCGATGCCCTGGCCGCAGCCGGCATCGCGGCGGTCTACACCGGTGACACCGATGTGTTCGACTCCCCGGCCGCCACCGACTGGCTGTGCCTGCTGGACGCGTTCGACGCGCCACACCGCAGCGGGCTGGTCCGCGCTGCCGCCTGCACGGTGTTTTTCGGTGAGACCGCAGAAACCCTTGCCGCCCAAGGCGATACGCTCACCGATCGGGTAGCGGACACGCTGCGGGAGTGGGCCGATCACGCCCGCCACCGCGGGGTGGCGGCGGTGTTCGAAGCCGCCCAGCTGCGCGGCATGGGCCGGCGTGTGCTGGCCCAGCACGGCGGCGAGCGGTACCTGACCGACCTGGCGCACATTGCGCAGCTGCTGCACGAGACCGCCCATCGGCAACACTACGGCCTGTCGGCGCTGCGGGATTGGCTGCGCCGCCAATGTGACAGCCGCACCCGGGTGAGCGAGCACACCCGCCGGCTGGACAGCGACGCGGGCGCGGTGCAGATCATGACGGTGTTCGTCGCCAAGGGGCTGCAGTTCCCGATCGTGTACCTGCCGTTCGCGTTCAATCGCTATGTCGGCAGCGCCGACATACTGCTCTATCACGATGAGGAGGACACCCGCTGCCTCGATATCGGCGGTAAGCACAGTCCCGGCCGTGCCCGCGTCGAGGAACTGAACCGGCGCGAGGCTGCGCGCGACAACATCCGGGCCACCTATGTCGCGCTCACCCGGGCGCAGTCGCAGGTGGTGGCGTGGTGGGCGCCAACCCGCGACGAACCCAACGGCGGGCTGTCGCGGCTGTTGCGCGGCCGCGGCAGGGGCGAGGCCGAGGTGCCCGACACCTGTGCGCCGGCCATCACCGACGACGACGCGTGGGCGGCGTTGAAGAAATGGGAGGCCGTGGGCGGGCCGGTGGTGGAAGAATCGGTCCCCGTCACCCCCTCGGCTGTGCAAACACCGCAGCCGGCAGTGGATTTCGCGGTGCGCCATTTCCACCGCCCGATCGACACCGGCTGGCGGCGCACCTCGTATTCGGCTTTGGTCCGCGACGCCGCGCCGGTGAGCTCAGCGGGTATCGGCAGCGAACCGGAGGTTTCTGCGCGCGACGACGAGGTCGACGGTGTGGTGGTCAGCACACCCAGCCCCGGCGGCAGCGTTACCTCGCCGCTGGCCGCGATGCCCTCCGGCGCGGCGTTCGGTTCGCTGGTCCACGCGGTATTGGAGACCGCCGATATTTCCGCCGCCGACCTGGCCGGCGAGTTGGGCGCCCAGGTGCGCCGGCACGCCACGTGGTGGGTGGTCGACGTCGCCGCCGACGAGCTGGCCGCCGCGTTGCTGCCGATGCTCGACACCCCGCTGGGCCCGCTCACCAGCGGGCTGACGTTGCGGCAGATCGGCGTGCGCGACCGGCTGCGGGAGCTGGCGTTTGAGATCCCACTGGCCGGGGGTGATCTGCGCGGCCCAGCGCCGCACGTGTCGTTGTCCGACGTGGGCGAGCTGCTGCGCGCCCATCTGCCCCCAGACGATCCGCTGGCGGCATACGCCGACCGGCTGGCGTCCCCCGGGTTGGGTGGGCAGTCGCTGCGCGGCTACCTGGCGGGCTCGATCGACGCGGTGCTGCGGCTGCCCGGGCCGCGTTATGTGGTGGTCGACTACAAAACCAACCACCTTGGCGACACGGCCGCCGACTACAGCCGCGACCGACTGGCCGAGGCGATGCTGCATTCGGACTATCCGCTGCAGGCGGTGTTGTATTCGGTTGTCCTGCACCGATTCCTGCGATGGCGTCAGCCCGGCTACGACCCGGCCGTACATCTGGGCGGGGTGCTGTATCTGTTCCTGCGCGGCATGTGTGGCGCCGACACCCCCGTGATCGGCGGTCATCCCTGCGGCGTGTTCAGCTGGCAGCCGCCGGCTGGGCTGGTGGCCGGGCTCTCCGAACTGCTCAGTGAAGGGAGGCGAACAGCATGAGCGTCACCGATCGTGCGCTGCGCGCGACCGGTGTGTTGCAGGCCTTCAACCAGGCAGGGGTGCTGGATATCGCTGATGTGCATGTGGCGCAGCGTATCTGCGCGCTCGGCGAGGAGGCCGACGAACGGGTGGCGCTGGCGGTGGGGCTGCTGGTGCGGGCATTGCGGGGTGGATCGGTGTGCCTAGACCTGGCAACGGTTGCGGCGACGATCGGCGCCGACGGGTTACCGTGGCCGCAGCCCGGGCAGTGGCTGGCGGCCGTGCGGGCCAGCACGCTGGTGTGCGACCCGCCGGTGCTGCATCTCTACGGCGATCGGCTGCTGTACTTCGACCGGTACTGGCGCGAGGAAGAACAGGTCTCTCGCGACGTGCTCGCCCTGCTCACGCCCAGGCCGCCGGCCACCGCACCCGCGTTCGGGCGGCTTTTCCCCGCCGGGTTCGACGAACAGCGGCGGGCCGCCGAAATCGCGGTGTCGCAACCGGTCACCGTGCTGACCGGGGGCCCGGGAACCGGCAAGACCACCACAGTCGCCCGTTTGCTCGCCCTGTTGGCCGAGCACGCCGAGCACACCGGCGCGTCGCGACCGCGTATGGCGTTGGCGGCGCCCACCGGCAAAGCGGCCGCCCGGCTCACCGAAGCGGTGCAGCACGAGCTGGGCAAGCTCGACGCGGTGGATCGGGAGCGGCTCGGTGAGCTGCAGGCGATGACGGTGCATCGGCTGCTGGGCCGCCGGCCCGGGTCGTCGTCGCGGTTCCGCCACGACCGCGGAAACCGGTTGCCGCACGATGTGATCGTGGTCGACGAGACCTCCATGGTGTCGCTGACTTTGATGGCGCGGCTGCTGGAGGCGGTGCGCCCGGATGCCCGGCTCATCCTGGTGGGCGACCCCGACCAGCTGGCGTCGGTGGAGGCGGGTGCGGTGCTTGCCGATTTGGTGGACGGATTGTCGGCACGCGACGGCGTGCAGGTGGCGGCGTTGCAGACATCGCACCGGTTCGGGGAGTTGATCGGGGCGTTGGCGGCGGCGATCCGCAGCGGTGACGCCCAGCGCACGTTGGCGTTGCTGCGGTCGGGTGACGAACATGTCGACTTCGTCGAAAACCAGGATGCGACTGACCATTTGCGCTCCGTGCTGCTGCCGCACGCGTTGCGGCTGCGGCAAGCGGCGCTGATGGGTGCCGCCGAGGCAGCGTTGACCATTTTGGGCGAGCACCGGCTGCTTTGCGCGCACCGGGAGGGCCCTTTCGGGGTGGCGCACTGGAACCGGCAGGTCGAGCAGTGGCTAGCCGAGGAAACGGGCCAGCCGCCGTGGTCGGAATGGTACGCCGGGCGCCCACTGCTGGTGACGGCCAACGATTACGGGCTGCGCGTCTACAACGGTGACACCGGGGTGGTAGTGGCCGGACCCGACGGTCTGCGGGCTGTCATCGCCGGTGCCACCGCAACGCTCGACTTCGCGACCAGCCGCCTGGGCGACGTCGAGACCATGCACGCCATGACCATCCACAAGTCTCAAGGCAGCCAAGCTGAGGAGGTGACAGTTCTTCTGCCGCAGGATGATTCACGACTTTTGACGCGGGAACTGTTGTATACGGCGGTCACTCGCGCGAAGAAGAGAGTGCGCGTGATCGGCTCGGAAACCTCGGTTCGCGCCGCGCTGGGGCGGCGGGCGCTGCGGGCGAGCGGGCTGCGGCAGCGGCTGGCGGGGCCGGCCGGTGCCGGCGTGGCCTAGTCGATCAGGGATTGGCCCGATGGTGCGGGCCGGTGCGCACGCACCCAGGTTTGGGCAGCGACCTGGACGGCATCCCAGGGGGATCCCAGCGGGGGACAGTAGGACAGGTCCAGCTCGTTGAGGCCGTCGACGGTCATGCCGTGATAAAGCGCGGCGGCGAACGTGTCGACACGTTTGGCGATCTCGGCGCTGCGGTGCCCGACCAGTTGGGCGCCCAGCAGTTGGCCGCCGCGCCGATCACCGGTGATACGGATGTGGATGCGAGTGGCGCCCGGGTAGTAGGCCTTGTGATCATCCGGACTGGATTGGCTGGTGACGGGGATCCATCCGCGCCCGGCGGCGCGGGCTTCTTGTTCACGAAGACCGGTGCGGGCCGCGACCAGGTCGAAGACTTTGACGACCTGGGTGCCGAGGCTGCCGGCGAAGTGGGCGTCACCCCCGACCGCGTTCTCCCCGGCGACGCGGCCTTGTTTGTGGGCGGTGGTGCCCAGCGGCAACCAGGTGACACCGAGCAGACGGTGGTGCGTGTGCACACAGTCGCCGGCAGCGAACATGTCGGGCACGCTGGTGCGCATCATGTCATCGACGACGATGGCGCCCTTGACACCCAGCTCGGCGCCGGCCTCGGCGGCCAGCCCGGTGTCGGGCCGCACGCCCACGACGACGAGGACGACATCGACGGTGCGGCTGAGGGTTTGCCCGTCGCGGCTGGCGGTGACGCTGAGCGCGGCGGTGTCGGTGCGGGTGATTCGGCTGACCGTGGTGCTGGTGAGGACTTCCACGCCGTGGCGCTGAAGTTCGGCGCGAACAAGAGCGCCCAGTTCGGGGTCGACGGTGGGCAGCACCTCGGGCAGGGCTTCGATGTGGGTGACGGTGATACCGCGCCGGGTGAGGGCTTCCGCCATTTCCACTCCGAGGTAGCCGGCGCCGATGATCGCCGCAGTCTTGGGGTTGCGTTGGCGCAGCGAGTCCATGACAGCGAACGTGTCGCCCATGGAGTGCAGCAGATGCACGCCGTCGGCGGGCCCGAGCGCCCCGGCTCCGGTGAGCCCGCTGATGGGCGGACGCGCGCTGACGGCTCCGGTGCCGACGATCACGGCGTCATAGCCCAGCTGTGCGGGGCTGCCGTCGCGGTGGAGCACCTCGACGGTGTGCTCGTCGGCATTGATGCGGGTGGCGGTGGTGTCGGTGCGGACCCGCATACCGGTGGCGGCGAGATCGGCGGCGCTGCGGTGGGCAAGCTGACTCCAGTGCCCGACTTCCCCGGCGACGTAGTAGGGGATGCCGCAGATGGAAAAGTTCGGGTAGGCGTCGGCCACGATGACAGTGACCTCGGTGGCGGGGTCGAGTTCGCGGGCGCGCAGTGCGGCGCTGATGCCGGCGTCGCTGCCGCCGATCACGACGATATGGCGGGCTGCCATGAGCGCTCTCCCGGGGGGTGCCGGAACCGGGCGGCGCTCATGGCCGACCCGGCCGCGCCGTCACAGCCTGTCCGGCCGTGAGATCGGTGCGATCATCATGCGCCCAGGCCAGCCGCCGGTGCAGCCCCAGCGCCACATAGACCAGGCCCAGCAGCACCGGAACCTCGATGAGCGGGCCCACCACCCCGGCCAGCGCCTCTCCGGAGGTGGCGCCGAAAACACCGATCGCCACGGCGATGGCCAGCTCGAAGTCGTTGCTGGCGGCCGAGAAAGCCAGCGCCGCGGCACGCGGGTAGGACAACCGCAGCCCGCGGGCGATGGCGAATCCGCCGGCCCACATCACACCGAAGTAGGCCAGCAGGGGCAGCGCGATCCGGGCCACGTTCAGCGGCTGGGATGTGATCGTCTTGCCCTGCAGGGCGAACAGCACCACCACCGTGAACAGCAGCCCATACAAGGCGACCGGGCCGATGCGCGGCAGTAGCCGGCTTTCATACCACTGGCGCCCGCGCGCACGTTCGCCCAGCGTCCTGGTGAGAAATCCGGCGAGCAGCGGGATGCCCAAGAACACCACCACGGTGAGCGCAATGGCGGCAAAGGACGCGTGCAGGTTCTGGGTAGGCAGTCCCAGCCAGCCGGGCAGCACATTGAGGTAGAACACCCCCAGCGCGGCGTAGGTCAGCACCTGAAAAACCGCGTTAAGCGCCACCAGCACAGCAGCCATCTCCCGGTCACCGCAGGCCAGGTCGGTCCAGATGAGCACCATCGCGATGCAGCGGGCCAGCCCCACCAGGATGACCCCGGTGCGGTAGGCGGGCAGGTCGGCCAGCAGCAGCCAGGCCAGGGCGAACATCACCGCAGGACCGATGATCCAGTTGAGGATCAGCGATGTGGTGATCATGCGGCGATCGGCGGTGATCCGCCCGATCTCGGTGTAGCGGACCTTGGCCAACACCGGATACATCATCAGCAGCAGCCCGACCGCGATCGGCAGGCTCGTGCCGTGGATCGCCACCGCGTCCAGACCATCGGCCAAACCGGGGATTACCCGCCCCAGGACAAGCCCCGCCGCCATGGCCAGGCCGATCCAGAGCGGCAAGTACCGGTCCAGGGTGGAGAGCCTGCCGGCCACAGACGGCGCGGCAGTCGAGACGGTGTGCTCGCTCATCGGTGTCCTTCCGGTGTGCTCACGCGGGGCCGGGGGTGCGCTCAGTGACTGGCGGCGACCGCAGGCTTTCTGGCGCGGATGATCGCGCCGTGCATCGCGTCGGCGACCTCGTGGGTGAAAGTCACTGCAGCATCGGTGAATCCGGCGGCCGCCAAGCCGTCGAGATATTCCTGCCTGGACAATGCCCCGGCGATGCAGCCGACGTAGGAGCCACGTGCGGCCCGTTGCGCGGGGCTGAGGTGGTCTTCGGCGACGACGTCGCAGATTCCGATGCGCCCCCCGGGAGCCAGCACACGGTACATGTCGGCGAGCACCGCCGGTTTGTCGACCGACAGGTTGATCACACAGTTGGAGATCACCACGTCGACGCTGGCGTCGGGCAGCGGGATGTCCTCGATAGTGCCCTTGCGGAACTCGGCGTTGCTGATACCGGCCTCGGCTTTGTTCGCCTCGGCGAGGGCGAGCATCTCGTCGGTCATGTCCACGCCGTACGCGAACCCGGCGGGCCCCACCCGCCGCGCCGACAGCAGCACGTCGATCCCGCCACCCGAACCCACGTCGAGGACGCGTTCGCCCGGGCGCAGTTCGGCGACGGCGGTGGGGTTACCGCACCCCAAGCTCGCCGCCACCGCGTCGGCGGGTAGCTCGCAGTGCTCCTCGGCACCGTAACGCCCGGCACCGAAGAGGCTGCCTTCGTCGACCGAATCGCTCGATCCGCAGCAGCTCGCGGCGGTGAGCACATCGCTGTTGGTGGCGCCGCTGCCGATCGCGCCGGCGGCTGCCCGGTACCGGGCCCGGACCTGATCACGCAGCTCGTCAGCCCGGATCGCAGCCATCCCGACGGCCCTTTCCTCGACCATTTCCTCGACCCTTCCATCGACAGACGTCTATGCAACCAAGGGTGCACGACCCATCGATGGATGTCAATTCATGACCGGGATGCGGTCCTCGCTGCGCTCACCGGGCATCACAGCCGGGCCATCGCGGTCACCGGGTTCTCGACGAAATCGGCGAAAAGCCTCAGGAACCCGCCCGCGGTGGCCCCATCGCAGACCCGGTGGTCGAAGCTCAGCGACAGCTGGGTGGTCTTGCGCACACTCAGCGCACCGCCGTGCACCCACGGGCGGTCGATGATGCGCCCGACCCCCAGAATCGCCGCCTCGGGGTAGTTGATAATCGGCGTGGCCCCGTCGACCCCGAAAACACCGTAGTTGTTGAGGGTAAACGTGCCGCCGGTCAGCCGGGAGGGCGGCAGCGAACCGTCGCGGGCTGCGGTGGTCGCCTGCGCCAACGCCTCAGACAGTTCGATCAAATCCAGTGCGTCGGCCTGCTCGATCACCGGCACCACCAGCCCGCGCGGGGTGTCGACGGCCACGCCCAGATTGACATGACGAAAGCGCACGATCTCCGACCGAGCACTATCGACCGATGAATTCAGCTCCGGGAACTGTCGCAGCGCGGCCAGCGCGAGGCGCGCCAGCAACGCCAGCAGGCTGACGTCGCCGGCTGCGGCCGCGCGGATCGACTCGCGGGCCGCAAGCAATCCGGTGGCGTCGACGTCCACCCAGGTTGTCGCGTCGGGGATTTCCTGGCGGCTTCGTGACAGTTTCTCCGCACCCGTCCTGCGCGCCGCCGTCATCGGGATCCGCTGGACCTCCGGCCCGGCCGGCGCGCGAGCCGCCAGGGCTTGTTCGACGTCCGCGCGGGTGATCACCCCATGTGCTCCGCTGCCCGGTATGCGGGAAAGGTCGATATTGTTGTCGCGGGCCAGTTTTCGGACCACCGGGGAGATCACGGCAGGCACGGTGGTTGTCTCCTGGGGCGCCGGCCGGGTGCGGTGCTTCTCGTGCTCGCGGGTTCCGTATCCGACGAGCACCGGTCCCGAGCCGTCCGGCTCATCCGCGCCGTCGCCGCCGGGCTGCGGATCCGCGTCGGCGCGAACATCGGCGGTCCGCACCGTGATCAGCGGACTGCCGACCGCCACCGTGGATCCGGCCTGAGCGTGCAGTTCGACCACCGTTCCGGCGAACGGGACCGGAAGCTCGACCGAAGCTTTGGCGGTTTCGACCTCGACGATCACCTGGTCGACCGATACCGTCTCGCCGACCTGCACCCGCCAGTCGACGATCTCGGCCTCGGTGAGCCCTTCCCCGAGATCCGGCAACAAGAACGTGTGCTCACTCACGCCGGCTCCGCCCAGAAAGTGTCGGGACAATCGCCCCATTGCAGCCGCTCCAGCGCGCCGCGGATGCGCGCGCAATCGGGACGCTGTAGCCACTCGAGTTTGGGTGGCGGGTAGGGGATGTCGAATCCGCACACGCGGATCACGGGCGCCTGCAGATAGTGAAAGCACCGTTCTTGCACCCGGGCCGCGATTTCCGCGCCCACCCCGGCGAAACCCGGTGCCTCGTGCACCACAACACAGCGTCCGGTTTTGCGGACCGAGGCCGTCACCACCGCGTCATCGAAGGGCACGATCGAGCGCAGGTCGATCACTTCGACGTCGTAGCCGTCGTCGGCGGCAGCCTGCAGCGCGGCCGGTACCGATGCCCCGTAGGCGATGATCGTCGCATCACGCCCCGGCCGGACAACTCGCGCCTGTCCCAATCCGCCGCCCCGCTCGGGCCGGAAATCGCCGCGGCGAAAATACAAGCATTTGGGTTCGAGGAACACCACCGGGTCGGGGTCGTCGATAGCGGCGCGCAGCAGGCTGTACGCGTCGGACACCGTCGCCGGCACAACGACTTTCAGCCCCGGCGTGTGCGCATAGTAGGCCTCGCTGGAATCGCTGTGATGCTCCACGCCCCCGATGCCCCCGCCGACCGGTATCCGGATCACCATGGGCACCGACAACGCGCCGCGGGTGCGGTTTCTCAGCTTGGCGACATGGGAGACGATCTGCTCGAATGCCGGGTAGGCGAACGCGTCGAACTGCATCTCGACCACCGGGCGGAAACCGGCCATCGCCATCCCCACGGC encodes:
- a CDS encoding dihydrolipoamide acetyltransferase family protein — encoded protein: MSEHTFLLPDLGEGLTEAEIVDWRVQVGETVSVDQVIVEVETAKASVELPVPFAGTVVELHAQAGSTVAVGSPLITVRTADVRADADPQPGGDGADEPDGSGPVLVGYGTREHEKHRTRPAPQETTTVPAVISPVVRKLARDNNIDLSRIPGSGAHGVITRADVEQALAARAPAGPEVQRIPMTAARRTGAEKLSRSRQEIPDATTWVDVDATGLLAARESIRAAAAGDVSLLALLARLALAALRQFPELNSSVDSARSEIVRFRHVNLGVAVDTPRGLVVPVIEQADALDLIELSEALAQATTAARDGSLPPSRLTGGTFTLNNYGVFGVDGATPIINYPEAAILGVGRIIDRPWVHGGALSVRKTTQLSLSFDHRVCDGATAGGFLRLFADFVENPVTAMARL
- a CDS encoding alpha-ketoacid dehydrogenase subunit beta, which codes for MSAITMAQALNRALRDALDDDESVVVFGEDVGELGGVFRVTDGLAKTFGTQRCFDTPLAESGIVGFAVGMAMAGFRPVVEMQFDAFAYPAFEQIVSHVAKLRNRTRGALSVPMVIRIPVGGGIGGVEHHSDSSEAYYAHTPGLKVVVPATVSDAYSLLRAAIDDPDPVVFLEPKCLYFRRGDFRPERGGGLGQARVVRPGRDATIIAYGASVPAALQAAADDGYDVEVIDLRSIVPFDDAVVTASVRKTGRCVVVHEAPGFAGVGAEIAARVQERCFHYLQAPVIRVCGFDIPYPPPKLEWLQRPDCARIRGALERLQWGDCPDTFWAEPA